One genomic segment of Gopherus flavomarginatus isolate rGopFla2 chromosome 11, rGopFla2.mat.asm, whole genome shotgun sequence includes these proteins:
- the LOC127030960 gene encoding olfactory receptor 10A4-like: MWKSNQTCVTEIVFLGFSDFQALQVLLFVVVFTFYMVALLGNSLIVIVTVTDWALCTPMYFFLRNLSFLEIGYTSVVIPKMLLNLLSETQTISFAGCGTQMYFFILFGITECCLLSVMAYDRYVAICHPLKYTLVMSQTVCAQMATGSWTIGTLVAFCQTASIFTLPFCGSNTISHFFCDVLPVLRLATTDTRKNEAAVAIVTVVFIFIPFLLILLSYILILSAILRMPSAAGQRKAFSTCSSHLIVVSVFYGTVTFIYVRPKSVYSLGSDRLLSLLYTVVTPMFNPIVYCLRNKEVRRALRKSIVRQTSFLIWCG; encoded by the coding sequence ATGTGGAAAAGCAACCAGACCTGTGTGACAGAGATCGTGTTCCTGGGGTTCTCAGAtttccaggcactgcaagtcctgctCTTTGTGGTGGTATTCACCTTCTACATGGTGGCCCTGCTGGGTAACTCTCTGATAGTTATTGTCACAGTGACGGATTGGGCTCTTTGCACCCCgatgtatttcttcctcaggaACTTGTCCTTCTTGGAAATTGGCTACACCTCGGTTGTGATCCCCAAGATGCTGCTGAACCTGCTGTCAGAGACCCAGACCATCTCCTTTGCTGGCTGCGGCACTCAGATGTACTTCTTCATTCTCTTCGGCATCACAGAGTGCTGCCTGCTCTCCGTTATGGCATATGACCGCTACGTGGCCATATGCCACCCCCTGAAATACACCCTAGTTATGAGCCAGACAGTCTGCGCTCAGATGGCAACTGGTTCCTGGACCATTGGTACCTTGGTGGCTTTCTGTCAAACAGCTTCAATATTTACTCTGCCTTTCTGTGGGTCTAATACTATCAGCCATTTCTTCTGTGACGTTCTCCCTGTGCTCAGACTGGCCACCACAGACACCCGCAAGAATGAAGCTGCTGTTGCCATAGTGACAGTGGTCTTTATCTTCATCCCATTTTTGCTCATTCTCTTGTCCTACATCCTCATCCTCTCTGCCATCCTGAGGATGCCCTCAGCTGCGGGCCAGcgcaaagccttctccacctgctcctcacacCTCATTGTGGTTTCTGTCTTCTATGGGACTGTCACATTCATCTATGTGAGGCCCAAGTCAGTCTATTCTctgggcagtgacaggctgcTCTCTCTGCTCTACACGGTGGTGACGCCCATGTTCAACCCCATTGTTTACTGTCTAAGGAACAAGGAGGTGAGGAGAGCACTCAGGAAGTCAATAGTAAGACAGACTTCCTTCCTCATATGGTGTGGGTGA
- the LOC127030961 gene encoding olfactory receptor 12D1-like produces the protein MVVDATFSLFAFLLLCPLPSTAMENQTAVSEFVLLGLSHLLVLQHPVFVLFLLLYVTSLLGNGAIIAVMLAEPRLHTPMYFFLGNLSCLDIFYCTVTVPKMLVSFPSRHQTISFAGCLAQLHFFHFLGSSEAMMLAVMAYDRYVAICNPLRYRLVMSPQTCLLLAAATWSSGFLHALMHTVMTSQVNFCGPNEIQRFFCDIKPLLSLACSSTHLNLTLLNIVTGGIGLGSFALTLLSYLYIISFLLLKVRSQESRRKAFSTCISHLMVVALFYVPVIFNYMLSSAGSSSDREMVATFMYSIVTPALNPLIYTLRNQEVKSALRKALRRNCFLEKNN, from the coding sequence ATGGTGGTGGATGCTACCTTCAGCCTGTTtgcttttctcctgctttgtCCTCTTCCCTCCACAGCAATGGAGAACCAGACAGCAGTGAGCGAGTTTGTCCTCCTGGGCCTGAGCCATCTCCTGGTGCTACAGCACCCTGTCTTTGTTCTCTTCCTCCTGCTCTACGTGACCAGCCTACTGGGTAATGGGGCCATCATAGCTGTGATGTTGGCTGAGCCCCggcttcacacccccatgtatttcttcctgggCAACCTCTCCTGCCTGGACATCTTCTACTGCACGGTCACCGTGCCCAAGATGCTGGTCAGCTTCCCCTCGAGGCACCAAACCATCTCCTTTGCTGgctgcctggcccagctccaCTTCTTCCACTTTCTGGGCAGCAGTGAGGCCATGATGCTGGCTGTCATGGCCTATGACCGCTATGTTGCCATTTGCAACCCGCTGCGCTACAGGCTGGTCATGAGCCCACAGACCTGCCTGCTCCTGGCAGCGGCCACCTGGTCCAGTGGCTTCCTGCATGCCCTGATGCACACAGTCATGACATCACAAGTGAATTTCTGTGGCCCCAATGAAATCCAGCGCTTCTTCTGTGACATCAAGCCCCTGCTGAGCCTCGCCTGTAGCAGCACCcacctcaatttaaccctgctCAACATCGTTACCGGGGGCATTGGCCTGGGTTCCTTTGCTCTCACACTCCTCTCCTACCTCTACATCATCTCCTTCCTTCTCCTGAAGGTCCGCTCCcaggaaagcaggagaaaggcctTCTCCACTTGCATCTCCCACCTCATGGTAGTGGCATTGTTCTATGTGCCGGTCATCTTCAATTACATGCTCTCCTCTGCGGGAAGCTCCTCTGATAGGGAAATGGTCGCCACCTTCATGTACAGCATTGTCACTCCAGCCCTGAACCCTCTGATCTACACCCTGAGGAACCAGGAAGTGAAATCTGCTCTGAGGAAAGCACTAAGGAGAAACTGCTTCCTGGAAAAGAATAACTGA